In the genome of Pirellulales bacterium, one region contains:
- a CDS encoding flagellar protein FlgN, translating into MHLETDILAELISRKRVCLAHLLQLGERQREMIAAGEMAGLLKVLGGKQRLLAELQTLERALDRFRDQDPDARVWRSPEARQRCAAEVADCETFLAAILQQERSSEDELRRRRDDAQQRLEAAHGSRQVLGAYLAESPDTLHQLDLASES; encoded by the coding sequence ATGCATCTCGAAACCGACATCCTGGCCGAACTCATCTCGCGCAAGCGGGTCTGCCTGGCGCATTTGCTGCAGCTCGGCGAACGCCAGCGGGAGATGATCGCCGCGGGCGAGATGGCGGGCCTGCTCAAGGTCCTCGGCGGCAAACAGCGGCTATTGGCCGAACTGCAGACCCTTGAACGGGCGCTGGACCGGTTTCGCGACCAAGACCCCGACGCGCGCGTTTGGCGCAGTCCCGAGGCGCGCCAGCGGTGCGCCGCCGAGGTGGCCGACTGCGAGACGTTTCTGGCCGCGATTCTGCAGCAGGAGCGCAGCAGCGAAGACGAACTGCGCCGCCGCCGCGACGACGCGCAACAGCGGCTCGAAGCGGCCCACGGCTCGCGCCAGGTGCTCGGCGCCTACCTGGCCGAATCTCCCGATACGTTGCATCAACTCGACCTGGCCTCGGAAAGCTGA